Within the Prevotella scopos JCM 17725 genome, the region TTAATAAATAACATTATGACCCTTGACGCATTAACAGCCGTATCACCTATTGACGGGCGATATAGAAGTAAAACGGAATGCCTAGCTGACTATTTTTCAGAGTATGCACTTATCCGTTATCGTGTTCGTGTAGAAATTGAGTATTTCATCACGCTTTGCGAGTTACCTTTACCACAACTGAAAAGCTTTAACAGTGCTCTTTTCGAACAGTTGCGAGACATTTATCGTAATTTTGATGAAGCTTCAGCTGCACGTGTAAAGGAGATTGAGAACGTTACCAATCATGACGTTAAGGCTGTTGAATACTTCATCAAAGAAGAGTTTGACAAGATTGGCGGACTCGATGATTACAAGGAATTCATCCACTTCGGACTCACTTCACAAGACATCAACAACACAAGCGTGCCATTGTCCGTAAAGGAAGCGCTCGAAGAGGTATTCTACCCACAAGTTGAAGAACTGATAGTTCAACTGAAGGAGTATGCAGAAAAGTGGAATGATGTTCCAATGCTGGCAAAGACACATGGTCAGCCTGCCTCTCCTACCCGACTGGGCAAGGAGGTTGAGGTTTATGTCTATCGTCTCAGTGAGCAGCTTGCTACCTTGCGTAACTGTAAGTTGACAGCAAAGTTTGGTGGTGCGACAGGCAACTTCAATGCACATCACGTAGCTTATCCACAGCATGATTGGCGTGCCTTTGGCAATCGCTTTGTCAGTGAGAAATTAGGATTAGAGCGTGAGCAATGGACAACACAGATTAGCAACTACGACCACTTAGGTAGTATTTTTGATGCTATCCGTCGAATCAACACCATCATCATCGACCTTGATCGTGACTTCTGGATGTATATCTCTATGGAGTATTTCAAGCAGAAGATTAAAGCTGGAGAAGTTGGTTCGAGTGCAATGCCACACAAGGTGAACCCAATTGACTTTGAGAATAGTGAGGGCAACCTCGGAATAGCAAATGCTATTCTACAGTTCTTGGCACAAAAGTTACCAGTAAGTCGTTTGCAGCGCGACCTTACAGACTCAACTGTTTTGCGTAACGTCGGAGTCCCTATAGGTCATAGCATTATCTCAATTCAAAGTACATTAAAGGGTCTTCGCAAACTCATTCTCAATGAAGAAAAGTTAAAAGAGGATCTTGATGATACATGGGCAGTTGTAGCAGAAGCTATTCAAACCATCTTGCGCCGTGAAGCTTATCCACATCCTTACGAGGCATTAAAGGCTCTCACACGCACAAACAATAAGATGACAGAGGAAACGATACACGCCTTTATACAGACACTCAATGTCAGCGACAGCGTGAAAGCCGAGCTAATGGCTATAACCCCATACAACTATACAGGAATTTAATAACTCCTATAAAACAAAAGGATTTCAACTGAGTATCTCCGTAAAAGGAGTTCTATATTTTAATAACCAATAAAAATAATAATAATAAATTGGCCGTGAGGCCAGTAGTATCAAATTCAAAGTTAAACAATTATGGCAGAAGAATTCGAGAACAAAGAAGTTCAGTCTGAGCAGAATGAGAACAGCCGCGAAGGCTATTCAGCAGCCGAACAAGGCGGCTATCAAAGAGAGTACCGTGGCACAGGACGCACACAGCGCCCACGTATTCACAGCCAGCGTGCTTACAGCAGCGACAAGGCTAATAGTAGCAATGACGAAGGCGGATTCCGTCCTGAGGGCTTCGGCTCTGGCTTGCAGAGTGCAGGTCGTCCTCAGCAGGGAGGCTATCGTCCACGTCAGAACAGCTATGGTGGCGGATATAACAATAGCCGAGGCGGCTATCAGAGCCGTCCACAGCAAGGTGGCTATCGCCCACGTTACAATAGTAATGGTGAGGAAGGTGGTTACCAGCCACGTCAGCAGGGTGGATACCAGAACCGTAGCGGATACCAAAGTCGTCCACAGCAGGGTGGCTATCGCCCACGTTACAACAACGATGAAAATGGCTACCAGCCTCAGGCTTATCGTCCACGTTACAACGCAAACAATGGTGCCGAGGGCGAAGAGAATAACAACTACCAAGCAAATCAAAACGGTTATCAGCCACGCCAGGGTGGATACCAACCACGCCAGCAGGGTGGTTACCAGAATCGTAGCGGATACAACTATAACCGTGGTGGATATAATAACAATCGTGGTGGATACCAAAGCCGTGGTGGATACAATAATAATCGCGGAGGCTATAACAACCGTGGCGGATACAACCAGGGTGGTTACCGTCAGCACAGTGCCGATTATGATCCACATGCAAAGTATTCACTCAAGAAGCGCATTGAATACAAGGAGGAAAACTTCGATCCTAATGAGCCAATCCGCTTGAACAAATATCTTGCTAACGCAGGTGTATGTTCACGTCGCGAGGCTGATGAGTTCATCCTTTCAGGTGCAGTTACCGTAAATGGCGAGGTTGTAAAAGAACTAGGTAGCAAGGTTCTGCGCACTGACGAGGTACTCTTCCAAGAGAAGCCTGTTTCATTGGAGAAGAAGGTTTATGTACTTCTGAACAAACCAAAGGATTATGTAACCACAAGCGATGACCCACAGCAGCGCAAGACTGTTATGGACCTCGTAAAGGGTGCTTGTCCAGAGCGTATCTACCCAGTTGGTCGTCTTGATCGTAACACAACTGGCGTACTACTCCTCACTAACGATGGCGACCTCGCTTCAAAACTTACTCATCCTAAGTTCTTGAAGAAGAAGGTATATCACGTATTCCTTGATAAGGCTATTACAGCTAATGACTTGCAGAAGATTTCTGACGGTATTGAGTTGGAAGATGGTGAGATCAAGGCTGACGCAATCGAGTATGCTGACCCACAGGATCAGACTCAGGTTGGCATTGAGATTCACAGCGGCAAGAACCGCATCGTACGTCGTATCTTCGAGAGCCTCGGCTATCGCGTCGTAAAACTCGACCGCGTACAGTTTGCTGGTCTGACAAAGAAGAATGTACGTCGTGGTGATTGGCGCTTCCTCACTGAGAAGGAAGTTGATATGCTACGTATGGGTGCGTTTGAATAAAATAGTAACCTCCCCAAAGCTCTCAAAAGAAGAAGATATGAGCAACCAGACAATGCTACTATCAAAGCATTAAAAAGTTGTCAAACAATATTCCTCTCCTTTTGAAAGATTTGGGGAGTACCTAATTACAATATAGCAAATGAAAAGAACAAAAGTCGTCGATGCACTTGCTTGCACCGATTTTGGTAAAGATATCAACGTAAAGGGTTGGGTTCGTTCTCATAGAAGTAGCAAGGCTGTTGACTTCATCGCACTGAATGATGGTTCTACAATTAAGAACATTCAGGTTGTAGTTGACCCATCATCTATCGATGCAGAAGAACTGAAGAGTATCACTACGGGTGCTTGTATCAGCGTTGTTGGTACGCTCGTAGAGAGTCAAGGTGCTGGTCAGACTTCAGAGATTCAGTGTAAGGAGATTGAAATCTACGGTCTCTGCCCAAGCGACTACCCTATGCAGAAGAAGGGACAGAGTTTTGAGTACATGCGCAAGTATGGACACCTGCGTCTTCGTACCAATACCTTCGGTGCTGTGTTCCGCATTCGTCACAATATGGCAATCGCTATCCATAAGTATTTCCACGATCATGGATTCTATTACTTCCATACTCCGCTGATTACGGGTAGTGATGCTGAGGGTGCTGGTAACATGTTCCAGGTAACAACACTCGACCTTGATCGTGTTGCAAAAGGCGGTGAGGTTGATTATAGTGCTGACTTCTTTGGAAAGCGTACAAACCTCACGGTGTCTGGACAGTTGGAGGGTGAGTTAGGTGCTACTGCACTTGGTGCTATCTACACCTTCGGTCCTACTTTCCGTGCAGAGAATTCAAATACTCCGCGCCACTTGGCAGAGTTCTGGATGGTTGAGCCTGAGGTTGCTTTCATCGACAAGGATGAACTGATGGACCTTGAGGAAGATTTCATCAAGTACTGCGTTCGTTGGGCATTGGAGAACTGTAAGGACGACCTTGAGTTCCTCAACAAGATGATTGATAAGGAGCTTATCGCTCGTTTGGAGGGTGTATTGAAGGAAGACTTTGCTCGTCTTACTTACACAGAAGGTTTCGAGATTCTTCAGAAAGCTGCTGCTGACGGTGTGAAGTTTGAGTTCCCTATCACTCACTGGGGTATGGACCTCAGCAGTGAACACGAGCGTTACCTCGTTGAGGAACACTTCAAGCGTCCTGTTATTATGACCGATTACCCAAGTGAAATCAAGTCATTCTATATGAAGAAGAATGAGGACGGCAAGACAATGCAGGGTACTGATGTTCTCTTCCCACGTATCGGTGAGATTATCGGCGGTTCTGTCCGTGAGGAGAACTATGACAAACTGGTTCAGGAGATTGAAAGCCGTGGTATGAAGCGTGAGATTTACGACTGGTACCTTGATACTCGTAAGTACGGAACCTGCCCACATGGTGGTTTCGGTCTCGGTTTCGAGCGTCTCATCCTCTTCGTTACTGGTATGCAGAACATCCGTGATGTAATCCCATTCGCACGTACTCCAAAGAACGCAGAGTTCTAAACATAAGAACAAAAGGCGACTATCCTCCAAAAGATAGTCGCTTTTTATTTACCTATAAGAACACTCCCGACGAAACTTAAACATAACACGTACATAAAAATAAATTATCATGAAACTAAAAAGAATCCAATCAAACCTTCTCTTACTGTGCCTTATTCTCTTAGTAAGCTGCTCTACTGAATCTTTCCAAGACGAGGACATATCGTTACGTAACTTGCATGAGGGCGACCTCATGTTCGTTGTGAAGGAAACAAGCAACCCTATTACAGATGCAACACAGGGCATTAACGGACTAAAGATTGACCACGTGGCAATCTTCCATCATACGGATAGTGCCAATTATGCTTTAGAAGCTTATGGCAAAGTGGTGTCACTTACTCCTCTTACCAACTTCCTTGATCGTTCAAAATGGAAAGATGAAAAACCGCACATTGCTGTAGGTAGAGTAATTGTCGATTGTGACATGAATACTTCTATGAAGCGAGCATTAAGCTATCTTGGTCGACCATACGACCGATTCTACATGCCCGATGACAAAGAAATCTATTGTAGCGAATTGATTCAGAAATCATTTGTCGATCACCACGGCTTACCTATTTTCTCAACAATCCCGATGTCCTTCCACGATAACAACGGAAAAATCTTGGATGCTTGGACTCAATTCTATGCCTTCTATCATCGTGAAGTACCCGAAGGAGAACCCGGCACTAACCCTGGGCAGCTATCACGTGATAAGGCTGTAAAGGTTACCTATGCATTTTGAAGATTAATCTCTGGGGAAACTATCCATCTGAGAGGTTTTCAAAACACCTCAACACTCCCCAAAAGATAAGCTGTAATAACAATATAAGTTTTAAAATCATTTGCTGTCATTTTAACATTTCGCCCTAGAACACAGTGTGACAAGTACTTAAAATGTTATTTAGAATGACAGAAATGACAGCAAATTTATTTTCAACAAAATAAACTTCCACAGTACCGTATCAGATTTTATGGGAAAGATAAGTCGGAAATAACTTCCCGAATCAGATTGGTTTAACTAATTGTAAGAAACAGGTCTCACCCATTTATCGCAAAACAACATAGGCTTTTCGCGTAGTTTGACACGCTACTTTACAAAACATTGGTAAGAGCTAAGCCCCAGCACAATTAGTGCTAACACCCAGCACCATATGTGCTGGGCGTTAGCACTGAGGTAAAAGCATAGAAAAACCCAATATTATTAGTGGATATTCTGGCATCTACTACTTCATTACCATAAAATAATCAGAGAAGAGGCACAAAAAGAAATTCTGCTATTCTATTTCATTTTAAACTTTCCTGTCATTCCTGTCACTCTAATATTGACTACAAATCACTGATAATAAGCCTTATACTGGAAATATTAAAAGTGACAGCAAACTAAATAAAAAATAACTAGGGTACTTAGATTAGAAATACTATCTTTGTTTTATCTATTTTCTTTTATTATCTTTGTAGAGAACATATAAGCATTATTAGCTAACTAAAGTATTATTACTAATTCTAAAAATCATAATTATGACAATTACAAAAGCTATTTATCAAGGTAAAGGACGAGTTGAAGCAACGCACGTTAGGTCGGCTGTAACCATAAACACTGATGCGGGTAAAGCTGTAGGAGGCTTAGGAGAAAATCAGAATCCCGTGGAGCTATTAGGTAATGCACTGGCTGCATGTGCCTTGACTATGATGGGCCTGCGGGCAGAACGCAGCGATGTAGATTTTTCTGGTTGCTATGCAGAGGTCGGCGAGATAGAGGAAGACATACAGACCTTTACGATTACACGTATTCCTATCACGTTCCATCTAAAGGCTTCATTCGACGAGAAGCAGCGTAAGAAGTTTGAGCATATCGCTCTTAAGACCTGTTTTGTTGGCAATACACTAACCGCAAAGAAAGACTTCACCTTCGTTTATGAGTAATCTCATAGTATAATGTGACGTTAAAGATAACAAGCAATAAAAAGGACATTTGGAGATAGCAACATCACCAAA harbors:
- the purB gene encoding adenylosuccinate lyase, which produces MTLDALTAVSPIDGRYRSKTECLADYFSEYALIRYRVRVEIEYFITLCELPLPQLKSFNSALFEQLRDIYRNFDEASAARVKEIENVTNHDVKAVEYFIKEEFDKIGGLDDYKEFIHFGLTSQDINNTSVPLSVKEALEEVFYPQVEELIVQLKEYAEKWNDVPMLAKTHGQPASPTRLGKEVEVYVYRLSEQLATLRNCKLTAKFGGATGNFNAHHVAYPQHDWRAFGNRFVSEKLGLEREQWTTQISNYDHLGSIFDAIRRINTIIIDLDRDFWMYISMEYFKQKIKAGEVGSSAMPHKVNPIDFENSEGNLGIANAILQFLAQKLPVSRLQRDLTDSTVLRNVGVPIGHSIISIQSTLKGLRKLILNEEKLKEDLDDTWAVVAEAIQTILRREAYPHPYEALKALTRTNNKMTEETIHAFIQTLNVSDSVKAELMAITPYNYTGI
- a CDS encoding pseudouridine synthase yields the protein MAEEFENKEVQSEQNENSREGYSAAEQGGYQREYRGTGRTQRPRIHSQRAYSSDKANSSNDEGGFRPEGFGSGLQSAGRPQQGGYRPRQNSYGGGYNNSRGGYQSRPQQGGYRPRYNSNGEEGGYQPRQQGGYQNRSGYQSRPQQGGYRPRYNNDENGYQPQAYRPRYNANNGAEGEENNNYQANQNGYQPRQGGYQPRQQGGYQNRSGYNYNRGGYNNNRGGYQSRGGYNNNRGGYNNRGGYNQGGYRQHSADYDPHAKYSLKKRIEYKEENFDPNEPIRLNKYLANAGVCSRREADEFILSGAVTVNGEVVKELGSKVLRTDEVLFQEKPVSLEKKVYVLLNKPKDYVTTSDDPQQRKTVMDLVKGACPERIYPVGRLDRNTTGVLLLTNDGDLASKLTHPKFLKKKVYHVFLDKAITANDLQKISDGIELEDGEIKADAIEYADPQDQTQVGIEIHSGKNRIVRRIFESLGYRVVKLDRVQFAGLTKKNVRRGDWRFLTEKEVDMLRMGAFE
- the asnS gene encoding asparagine--tRNA ligase, which gives rise to MKRTKVVDALACTDFGKDINVKGWVRSHRSSKAVDFIALNDGSTIKNIQVVVDPSSIDAEELKSITTGACISVVGTLVESQGAGQTSEIQCKEIEIYGLCPSDYPMQKKGQSFEYMRKYGHLRLRTNTFGAVFRIRHNMAIAIHKYFHDHGFYYFHTPLITGSDAEGAGNMFQVTTLDLDRVAKGGEVDYSADFFGKRTNLTVSGQLEGELGATALGAIYTFGPTFRAENSNTPRHLAEFWMVEPEVAFIDKDELMDLEEDFIKYCVRWALENCKDDLEFLNKMIDKELIARLEGVLKEDFARLTYTEGFEILQKAAADGVKFEFPITHWGMDLSSEHERYLVEEHFKRPVIMTDYPSEIKSFYMKKNEDGKTMQGTDVLFPRIGEIIGGSVREENYDKLVQEIESRGMKREIYDWYLDTRKYGTCPHGGFGLGFERLILFVTGMQNIRDVIPFARTPKNAEF
- a CDS encoding YiiX/YebB-like N1pC/P60 family cysteine hydrolase, which produces MKLKRIQSNLLLLCLILLVSCSTESFQDEDISLRNLHEGDLMFVVKETSNPITDATQGINGLKIDHVAIFHHTDSANYALEAYGKVVSLTPLTNFLDRSKWKDEKPHIAVGRVIVDCDMNTSMKRALSYLGRPYDRFYMPDDKEIYCSELIQKSFVDHHGLPIFSTIPMSFHDNNGKILDAWTQFYAFYHREVPEGEPGTNPGQLSRDKAVKVTYAF
- a CDS encoding OsmC family protein, yielding MTITKAIYQGKGRVEATHVRSAVTINTDAGKAVGGLGENQNPVELLGNALAACALTMMGLRAERSDVDFSGCYAEVGEIEEDIQTFTITRIPITFHLKASFDEKQRKKFEHIALKTCFVGNTLTAKKDFTFVYE